In a single window of the Granulicella sibirica genome:
- the argH gene encoding argininosuccinate lyase: MAEETKGLSGSKTKSVFPAPTYRTAVLARVFKDAQKHFVDPLLAIQYAHTLMLGRQGIMRAPDVAACLRALDALDLEEIRTAKYDGSFEDLFFFMESRLAALCGPDNAGRMHTARSRNDIDLTMYRMVLRDLLARVVGEVIALRRVLVDLAWEHRASLMPAYTHNQPAQPTTLGHYLMAMIECLERDTARLKSAYGRVNQCPLGACAITTTGFPIDRKLTADLLGFDALQVNSYGAIAAVDYLTESCSVVAVCMLNLGRFAQDLLLWSTAEFNYLRLSDGYVQISSIMPQKRNPVPLEHVRVLASRAMTQAQAVLGSLHNTPFADMNDAEDDLQPLVYTAFEDALRSLELLSGVLGEVDWNTDRMAAAAQGSFLTVTELADTLVRETGMSFRAAHEIVSEAVKELASGYDPTRMAAAVERLLPADANVDVGVLLKALDAGNFVKVRIVPGGPGMEALEPEILRAKNAVAGDVEWLGEAGGRLVSARARMRAGVDGVVGLG, encoded by the coding sequence ATGGCTGAAGAAACGAAGGGGTTGAGCGGGTCGAAGACAAAGTCGGTGTTTCCGGCTCCGACGTATCGAACTGCGGTGTTGGCGCGCGTGTTCAAGGATGCGCAGAAGCACTTTGTCGATCCGCTTCTGGCGATCCAGTATGCGCATACGCTGATGCTCGGGCGGCAGGGGATCATGCGGGCTCCGGACGTGGCGGCTTGTCTGCGGGCGCTCGATGCACTCGATCTGGAGGAGATACGCACGGCGAAGTACGACGGTAGCTTTGAGGATTTGTTCTTCTTCATGGAGAGCAGGCTCGCGGCATTGTGTGGCCCCGACAATGCGGGGCGGATGCATACGGCGCGGAGCCGGAACGATATCGACCTGACGATGTACCGGATGGTGCTGCGGGATCTTCTAGCCAGGGTTGTCGGGGAGGTGATTGCGTTGAGGCGGGTATTGGTTGATCTGGCGTGGGAGCATAGGGCGAGCCTGATGCCGGCCTATACGCATAATCAGCCGGCACAGCCTACGACGCTTGGGCACTACCTGATGGCGATGATCGAGTGCCTGGAGCGGGATACGGCTCGGCTGAAGTCGGCCTATGGGCGGGTGAACCAGTGTCCACTGGGAGCGTGTGCGATTACGACGACGGGGTTTCCGATCGATCGAAAGCTTACGGCGGATTTGCTTGGGTTCGACGCGCTGCAGGTGAATTCGTATGGGGCGATCGCGGCTGTCGATTACCTGACGGAGAGTTGTTCGGTTGTGGCTGTCTGCATGCTGAACCTGGGACGGTTTGCGCAGGACCTGCTGCTTTGGAGTACGGCCGAGTTCAACTATCTGAGGTTGAGCGATGGGTACGTGCAGATTTCGAGCATCATGCCGCAGAAGAGGAATCCGGTGCCGCTCGAGCATGTGCGGGTGCTGGCGAGCCGGGCTATGACGCAGGCGCAGGCGGTGCTTGGGAGCCTGCACAATACGCCGTTCGCGGATATGAACGACGCGGAGGATGATCTGCAGCCACTGGTGTATACGGCGTTTGAGGACGCACTGCGAAGTCTCGAACTGCTCAGTGGAGTGCTGGGTGAGGTGGACTGGAATACGGATCGAATGGCCGCCGCGGCTCAGGGTAGTTTCCTGACGGTGACGGAACTGGCGGATACGCTGGTTCGGGAGACTGGGATGAGCTTCCGGGCAGCGCATGAGATTGTGTCGGAGGCGGTGAAGGAGCTGGCTTCAGGGTATGATCCGACGCGGATGGCGGCTGCGGTTGAGAGGCTTTTGCCTGCCGATGCGAACGTGGACGTGGGGGTGTTGCTGAAGGCTCTGGATGCTGGGAATTTTGTGAAGGTGAGGATAGTTCCGGGTGGGCCGGGGATGGAGGCACTGGAGCCGGAGATTTTGCGGGCGAAGAACGCGGTTGCGGGGGATGTGGAGTGGTTAGGCGAGGCTGGGGGGAGATTGGTGAGTGCGCGGGCGAGGATGCGGGCTGGGGTGGATGGGGTGGTGGGTCTGGGTTGA